The following are encoded together in the Tepidiforma bonchosmolovskayae genome:
- a CDS encoding nuclear transport factor 2 family protein translates to MDIAQYNADWLRAWTEKDVLRLLEFYHPEVEYRDGQVPQGVKGHAALKAYLEGLFAATPPMTYIPDEVWPIPGGYCGRWYCTVTLPDGSARRLRGFDLVLLEGDRITFNEVYTHTLP, encoded by the coding sequence CCTGGACGGAGAAGGACGTCCTCCGGCTGCTGGAGTTCTACCACCCGGAGGTCGAGTACCGGGACGGCCAGGTGCCGCAGGGCGTAAAGGGGCACGCGGCGCTGAAGGCGTACCTCGAGGGGCTGTTCGCCGCGACGCCGCCAATGACCTACATCCCGGACGAGGTCTGGCCGATCCCGGGGGGTTACTGCGGCCGCTGGTACTGCACGGTGACACTCCCGGACGGCTCCGCGCGGAGGCTGCGGGGGTTTGACCTTGTGCTGCTCGAGGGCGACCGCATCACTTTCAATGAGGTGTATACGCACACGCTGCCGTAG